A window of Raineyella sp. W15-4 contains these coding sequences:
- a CDS encoding sensor histidine kinase, translated as MTSVPTHPDRPRLILPDWLWAILCWVVGAGYFLLGVAVATKFFFPHALGPQLAPMVVWGALAALTLQAAVICWATVAPLTVFWVTFALFQGGVLLIVDRMLMLSPALPLSLVILVALSRQRKWVSSVALAVAIDLGIYLVIGTSAAGVTIFAIISIILRVIPPYVFAILAGLLYANQRKRAALEAERADALRLASAEIRKSAINAERTRIAREIHDTLARHLGSIVLHSKGTLNLQTNDVSVLRDALRTVRDEGESALKSTRETIKLLRQTDDDSRRGHALMPGITLREGLAQLTAAAAAGGQIVCLHIDDEVTDVTYSTALACYRIVQESLGNARTHAPDARVTVTVRRGTQGLEIRVSNEESRAPDANPSGPTRPGYGLIGMRERAELLGGTLISAPRAGGGWETRALLPLEAQEPVLGKA; from the coding sequence GTGACTTCGGTGCCCACCCACCCGGACCGTCCCCGCCTGATCCTCCCCGATTGGCTCTGGGCGATCCTCTGCTGGGTCGTCGGTGCCGGCTATTTCCTGCTCGGCGTCGCGGTCGCCACAAAGTTCTTCTTCCCGCACGCGCTCGGTCCACAACTCGCGCCGATGGTGGTGTGGGGCGCACTGGCAGCACTGACGTTGCAGGCAGCCGTCATCTGCTGGGCGACCGTCGCGCCGCTGACCGTTTTCTGGGTCACCTTTGCCCTGTTCCAGGGCGGAGTGTTGCTCATCGTTGATCGCATGCTCATGCTGAGTCCGGCGCTCCCACTCTCCCTGGTGATATTGGTGGCGCTCAGCAGACAACGAAAATGGGTGTCCTCGGTCGCCCTCGCGGTTGCTATCGATCTCGGGATCTACCTGGTTATCGGGACCTCGGCCGCCGGCGTAACCATCTTCGCAATCATTTCGATAATTCTTCGCGTGATCCCACCGTACGTCTTTGCCATCCTCGCCGGCCTCCTTTACGCCAATCAGCGCAAACGAGCGGCACTGGAGGCAGAAAGAGCCGATGCTCTTCGTCTGGCTTCCGCGGAGATCCGGAAGTCTGCGATCAATGCCGAGCGCACGCGGATCGCACGCGAGATCCACGACACTCTCGCGCGCCATCTGGGCAGCATCGTGCTCCACAGCAAGGGAACGCTGAACCTGCAGACGAATGATGTCTCCGTCCTCCGTGATGCCCTCCGCACGGTGCGAGATGAGGGTGAGAGCGCCCTCAAGAGCACCCGCGAGACGATCAAGCTCCTGCGCCAGACGGACGACGATTCCCGTCGCGGGCATGCCCTGATGCCGGGGATCACCCTGCGTGAGGGCCTCGCGCAGCTGACGGCAGCGGCGGCGGCCGGCGGTCAGATCGTCTGCCTTCACATTGACGACGAAGTGACGGACGTGACGTACAGTACGGCGCTGGCGTGTTACCGGATTGTGCAGGAGTCACTGGGTAATGCGCGGACCCATGCCCCTGACGCGCGTGTCACGGTCACCGTCAGGCGTGGTACGCAAGGGCTGGAAATCCGGGTGTCGAATGAAGAGAGCAGGGCTCCTGACGCAAATCCGTCCGGCCCGACGCGACCCGGCTATGGGCTGATCGGCATGCGTGAACGGGCCGAGCTTCTCGGCGGAACTCTCATCAGCGCGCCACGCGCCGGTGGCGGATGGGAGACCCGTGCACTGTTGCCCCTGGAAGCACAGGAACCTGTTCTCGGGAAGGCATGA
- a CDS encoding TetR/AcrR family transcriptional regulator codes for MQTPAPARPTRTRARDPRVREALLDAAAGEFWRHGLAGTRIQDILEHTTASRTSLYVNFAEGKEDIAQALVAERRWQALVEQHALGTGRGLDLLESFLTAIAERVESDPCARALVRVAHELPDPEGDSGLRAWRSRIAELLEQASLDGSAAGLVARDDVADGLMVLLQGAILAVESSLSVLERVRLLWLMVRPGLVSR; via the coding sequence GTGCAGACCCCGGCTCCCGCCCGTCCGACGCGAACCCGTGCCCGGGACCCGAGGGTCCGAGAGGCTCTGCTGGATGCGGCCGCAGGGGAGTTCTGGCGACACGGCCTCGCGGGAACCCGCATCCAGGACATTCTCGAGCACACCACGGCGTCGCGGACGAGCCTGTACGTGAACTTCGCCGAAGGCAAGGAAGACATCGCTCAGGCGCTCGTCGCTGAACGCCGGTGGCAGGCGCTCGTCGAGCAGCACGCGCTCGGCACCGGGCGGGGACTGGACCTGCTGGAATCGTTCCTCACCGCGATCGCGGAGCGGGTGGAGAGCGACCCGTGCGCTCGCGCTCTCGTGCGCGTCGCCCACGAGTTGCCCGATCCGGAAGGCGATTCCGGGCTGCGCGCGTGGCGCAGCCGCATCGCCGAACTGTTGGAACAGGCGAGCCTTGATGGCTCGGCCGCCGGACTGGTCGCCCGCGACGACGTGGCGGACGGTCTGATGGTCCTGCTGCAGGGCGCGATCCTCGCTGTCGAGTCGTCTCTGTCGGTGCTGGAACGGGTCCGGTTGCTCTGGCTGATGGTGCGACCGGGCCTGGTCAGTCGCTGA
- the pstC gene encoding phosphate ABC transporter permease subunit PstC, producing the protein MSRTTTPGLLPQDTAVSDSLAFGGGAPPGGPADDRPRTMYISRGLKDNLFRVGAHGGGVIVLAVMTLVGVFLALRGAEAVKATGWSFLTEQSWEPAAGRFGIAAVLFGTVVIALVAIVVALPLALGVATYISEYAPAGMKTFLTNIVDLMAAIPSIVYGLWGFYWLQGELIPVAQWISHYLGWIPMLAVPQFDPKDPLATPTVFTSSAFLAGLVVALMVAPIAASIMREVFSQAPIGEREGALALGSSKWGMITSVVYPFGMGGIIGGTMLGLGRALGETIAVYIVISPIFVINGHILSTGSNSISALIALRYSEATPLELSGLMAAGLVLFLITMAVNFLAGAIVSRSRSGASS; encoded by the coding sequence ATGTCCCGTACGACCACACCCGGCCTGCTGCCGCAGGACACCGCGGTGTCGGACAGCCTCGCGTTCGGAGGCGGTGCGCCGCCCGGCGGCCCGGCCGATGACCGTCCGCGGACGATGTACATCTCGCGGGGCCTGAAGGACAACCTCTTCCGGGTGGGTGCGCACGGTGGCGGAGTGATCGTCCTTGCGGTGATGACGCTGGTGGGTGTGTTCCTGGCGCTGCGCGGGGCGGAGGCGGTCAAGGCGACGGGGTGGTCGTTCTTGACCGAGCAGAGTTGGGAGCCGGCGGCGGGCCGGTTCGGGATTGCGGCGGTGCTGTTCGGCACGGTGGTGATCGCGCTGGTCGCGATCGTCGTCGCGCTGCCCCTCGCGCTCGGCGTGGCCACCTACATCTCGGAGTACGCCCCGGCAGGGATGAAGACCTTCCTGACGAACATCGTGGATCTGATGGCCGCGATCCCCAGCATCGTGTATGGCCTGTGGGGGTTCTACTGGCTGCAGGGTGAACTCATCCCGGTCGCCCAGTGGATCAGCCACTACCTGGGCTGGATCCCGATGCTCGCGGTGCCGCAGTTCGACCCGAAGGATCCCCTCGCCACGCCGACCGTGTTCACCAGCTCCGCGTTCCTGGCAGGTCTGGTGGTTGCGCTGATGGTCGCGCCGATCGCGGCGTCGATCATGCGAGAGGTGTTCAGCCAGGCCCCCATCGGTGAGCGCGAGGGTGCGCTCGCGTTGGGGTCGTCGAAGTGGGGGATGATCACCAGCGTCGTCTATCCGTTCGGGATGGGCGGCATCATCGGCGGCACCATGCTCGGCCTCGGCCGGGCGCTGGGCGAGACCATCGCGGTCTACATCGTCATCTCTCCGATCTTCGTGATCAACGGGCACATCCTGTCCACCGGCTCGAACAGCATCTCGGCACTGATCGCGCTGCGCTACTCCGAGGCGACCCCGCTGGAACTGTCCGGCCTGATGGCCGCGGGCCTCGTCCTCTTCCTGATCACGATGGCCGTCAACTTCCTCGCCGGCGCCATCGTCTCCCGTTCCCGCTCCGGCGCCTCGAGCTGA
- a CDS encoding response regulator transcription factor, whose amino-acid sequence MKARERHDEHIRVLVVDDYTVIRNGLRVSLAPYADIEVTGEASSGPLAVAATAELHPDVVLMDLRMPDGDGITATRQIVAGDSGAAVVVLTTFEGDRDVHDAIDAGATSYLLKDIDPPDLARAVRAAAAGNSVINERVLPGLLADYRRRGGHDSHDPNPLNAREKLIVRALAQGKTNREIAKELTMSHGGVKSAVERLLAKYGLASRAELAAWATSEGLLD is encoded by the coding sequence ATGAAAGCACGTGAGCGACATGACGAGCACATTCGTGTGCTCGTCGTCGATGACTACACAGTGATCCGGAACGGTCTTCGGGTAAGTTTGGCGCCGTACGCAGACATCGAGGTCACCGGCGAAGCATCGTCGGGACCGCTGGCCGTCGCCGCAACGGCGGAATTGCACCCCGACGTCGTGCTGATGGATCTGCGGATGCCTGACGGCGACGGGATCACCGCGACCCGACAGATCGTCGCCGGGGACAGCGGAGCGGCCGTCGTGGTGCTCACCACCTTCGAGGGTGACCGCGACGTGCACGACGCCATCGACGCCGGCGCGACGAGCTATCTGCTGAAAGACATCGACCCACCTGACCTTGCCCGCGCAGTGCGAGCCGCGGCGGCAGGCAACTCGGTGATCAATGAGCGGGTGCTGCCCGGGCTGCTCGCAGACTATCGACGGCGGGGCGGCCACGATAGCCATGACCCCAATCCGCTCAACGCGCGCGAGAAGCTGATCGTGCGTGCGCTGGCGCAGGGCAAGACCAATCGCGAAATCGCCAAGGAGTTGACGATGTCGCACGGCGGAGTCAAAAGCGCGGTCGAGCGATTGCTCGCCAAGTATGGCCTCGCCTCCCGCGCGGAGCTTGCGGCATGGGCGACCAGCGAGGGGCTGCTGGACTGA
- a CDS encoding phosphate ABC transporter substrate-binding protein PstS → MTGERRGRATNARHWTTKRTTALLLGVAMMMLGVFGTIAPPQAAAVGTTYVPITGSGSTWSENALAAWIRNVWGNHQWKIEYSGGGSTQGRTDFANGTKDFGVSEIPYGIANSNEADRRPERGFAYMPIVAGGTAFMYNLSIGGKRVTNLRLSGDTVAKIFTGVITRWNDPAISADNPQLALPNIPIVPVVRSDGSGATAQVSIWLRQEHTAVWDAYCPKVGRPMVNGHCGVTSNYPTVPGSGFISKKGSEGVSGYVAQSYAAGAITFVEYSYALNSGFPVAKLLNSGGYYTEPTAANVAVGLLQAHINEDQTSPDYLTQDLRDVYTNKDTRTYPLSSYSYIILPTKLEFGFTENKGKTLGAFGSYFLCDGQRQAEVLGYSPMPVNLVLGAQRQLKKVQGGDPAETGFAVKDCNNPTLDPNDPNGNALAKGAPFPKACDKQGPVQCSDGTGGAKDTSTAPSSGGGAQGTTGGGGQAGSSAAGGPGGAAGGSADASGVGSDGLGVDELSGSGAGVNARPAIVAANPQSIPAPDLGLSAPAALLLGGAGIVLATVAPPLLSRRRKRLLPGAVPGSVSLTRGSPLAR, encoded by the coding sequence ATGACCGGCGAGCGACGAGGCCGGGCGACGAACGCGCGGCACTGGACGACCAAGCGGACCACCGCCCTCCTGCTCGGAGTGGCGATGATGATGCTCGGCGTGTTCGGCACGATCGCCCCGCCGCAAGCGGCGGCGGTCGGCACCACGTATGTCCCGATCACCGGGTCGGGCTCCACCTGGTCGGAGAACGCGCTGGCGGCCTGGATCCGCAACGTGTGGGGGAACCATCAGTGGAAGATCGAGTACTCCGGCGGCGGCTCCACTCAGGGTCGCACTGACTTCGCCAACGGCACCAAGGACTTCGGCGTCTCAGAGATCCCCTACGGCATTGCCAACTCGAACGAAGCCGACCGGCGGCCCGAGCGCGGGTTCGCCTACATGCCGATCGTTGCCGGTGGCACCGCGTTCATGTACAACCTGTCCATCGGCGGCAAGCGCGTCACGAACCTGCGCCTGTCCGGCGACACGGTGGCGAAGATCTTCACCGGCGTCATCACCCGCTGGAACGACCCGGCGATCAGCGCCGACAATCCCCAGCTCGCTCTCCCGAACATCCCGATCGTGCCGGTGGTGCGCTCCGACGGATCGGGCGCGACCGCACAGGTGTCGATCTGGCTGCGCCAGGAGCACACCGCGGTGTGGGACGCCTACTGCCCGAAGGTGGGCAGGCCGATGGTGAACGGGCACTGCGGTGTCACGTCGAACTACCCGACGGTGCCCGGCAGTGGCTTCATCTCCAAGAAGGGCTCCGAAGGTGTCTCCGGCTACGTCGCCCAGTCGTACGCGGCAGGGGCGATCACCTTCGTGGAGTACTCCTACGCCCTCAACTCCGGCTTCCCGGTCGCGAAGCTGCTCAACAGCGGCGGCTACTACACCGAGCCGACCGCGGCGAACGTCGCCGTGGGGTTGTTGCAGGCGCACATCAACGAGGACCAGACCTCCCCGGACTACCTGACGCAGGACTTGCGCGACGTCTACACCAACAAGGACACCCGCACCTACCCGCTCAGCTCGTACTCCTACATCATCCTGCCGACCAAGCTCGAGTTCGGCTTCACCGAGAACAAGGGCAAGACCCTCGGCGCCTTCGGCTCCTACTTCCTCTGCGACGGTCAGCGACAGGCCGAGGTGCTCGGCTACTCGCCGATGCCGGTCAACCTGGTGCTCGGGGCGCAGCGCCAGCTCAAGAAGGTGCAAGGCGGTGACCCGGCCGAGACCGGGTTCGCGGTGAAGGACTGCAACAACCCGACCCTCGACCCGAACGACCCCAACGGCAACGCCCTCGCCAAGGGCGCGCCCTTCCCCAAGGCGTGCGACAAGCAGGGCCCGGTGCAGTGCTCGGACGGAACGGGCGGTGCGAAGGACACCTCCACCGCGCCGAGCTCGGGCGGGGGCGCGCAGGGCACCACTGGTGGCGGAGGGCAAGCCGGTTCGTCCGCCGCCGGTGGGCCAGGGGGCGCCGCCGGCGGGTCAGCCGACGCTTCCGGCGTCGGGTCTGACGGCCTCGGCGTGGACGAGCTGTCCGGTAGCGGCGCGGGAGTCAACGCCCGCCCTGCCATCGTCGCGGCGAACCCGCAGTCCATTCCCGCACCCGACCTCGGCCTGTCGGCCCCGGCCGCGCTGCTCCTCGGTGGCGCGGGGATCGTGCTGGCGACCGTCGCGCCTCCGCTGCTGAGCAGGCGCCGCAAGAGATTGCTGCCCGGCGCAGTGCCCGGTTCCGTCTCACTGACCCGCGGTTCGCCGCTCGCCCGATAG
- a CDS encoding substrate-binding domain-containing protein yields MKTIWRRALAAVLATVAGLAFGNAPAAHADPSGAPAPRVLNGVGSDTTQDINNGLAAVVKDGSGNLLLGSWDATPQPSTITPVTTTFPRPDGSGAGISALRAAKTGGTYQGVTLLNEDLQFARSSSGATWKKDGNGAYAYVPLAVDAVSFAVSNTNSVIPINGVGKRELPLGTTIGQDSDGNGVPDLTLKNIYGYDRTNQIITLEDSTGTDYTVGAQGTGAQIVPFVPQINSGTRKFFAEKILGSGDWVAADRADWAYTKAGSPVDVQEHDGSVLQDVPGAITPFSIASWIAQNKKASSSTYFDVYSGVSVTDRRHGAVLGYVNGEAPYTGTSPSLSLNTSFPLARPVFTVVKVSDLTAIPALADVFQGGNAKAYTAKRPGSLTQLVVTDFGFGNLTGGVPINGVTYNPGDTTSFTVD; encoded by the coding sequence ATGAAGACCATCTGGAGGAGGGCCCTCGCGGCCGTCCTCGCCACCGTGGCCGGTCTCGCGTTCGGCAACGCGCCGGCCGCGCACGCCGACCCCAGCGGAGCACCCGCTCCCCGCGTGCTGAACGGTGTCGGCTCCGACACCACCCAGGACATCAACAACGGCCTGGCGGCGGTCGTCAAGGACGGCAGCGGCAACCTGCTGCTCGGCTCCTGGGATGCGACCCCGCAGCCCTCGACCATCACGCCCGTCACCACCACCTTCCCGCGCCCCGACGGGTCGGGCGCGGGCATCTCGGCCCTGCGCGCGGCGAAGACCGGTGGGACCTACCAGGGCGTCACCCTCCTCAACGAGGACCTCCAGTTCGCCCGCTCCTCCAGCGGCGCGACCTGGAAGAAGGACGGCAACGGCGCCTACGCCTACGTCCCGCTCGCGGTGGACGCGGTGTCGTTCGCGGTGTCCAACACCAACAGCGTCATTCCGATCAATGGTGTGGGCAAGCGCGAGCTCCCGCTCGGCACCACCATCGGCCAGGACTCCGACGGCAACGGCGTTCCCGACCTCACCCTGAAGAACATCTACGGCTACGACCGGACGAACCAGATCATCACGCTCGAGGACTCCACGGGCACGGACTACACGGTCGGTGCCCAGGGGACCGGCGCGCAGATCGTTCCGTTCGTCCCGCAGATCAACTCGGGCACCCGCAAGTTCTTCGCCGAGAAGATCCTCGGTTCCGGCGACTGGGTGGCCGCCGACCGCGCTGACTGGGCCTACACCAAGGCCGGCAGCCCCGTCGACGTGCAGGAGCATGACGGCAGCGTCCTGCAGGACGTGCCCGGGGCCATCACCCCGTTCTCGATCGCCAGCTGGATCGCGCAGAACAAGAAGGCCTCGAGCTCGACGTACTTCGACGTCTACTCCGGAGTGTCGGTCACCGACCGTCGCCACGGCGCCGTGCTCGGCTACGTCAACGGTGAGGCGCCCTACACCGGCACCAGCCCCAGTCTCTCGCTGAACACCAGCTTCCCGCTCGCGCGGCCGGTGTTCACCGTGGTGAAGGTGTCGGATCTGACCGCGATCCCGGCACTGGCGGACGTCTTCCAGGGCGGAAACGCCAAGGCCTACACCGCGAAGCGGCCCGGTTCGCTCACGCAGCTTGTCGTTACCGACTTCGGTTTCGGCAACCTGACCGGCGGCGTGCCGATCAACGGCGTCACCTACAACCCGGGTGACACCACCTCCTTCACCGTCGATTGA
- the pstA gene encoding phosphate ABC transporter permease PstA: MTTTNATDNDMTEIITDRPHRSASGFDRIPDSHVPDRITRTHVPGREGRSHPIRHEVKRELTTIRREDILRIVGAGLAALALTGWLFQQLLPFAGPLPFTLFAYGLFLLFFVVLVSFDEDKVAIRDRVMAVIIHSSAVVLLLALAVVVIFTLLRGSDAFLRWNFWTQDMSMAGPLDPVTVGGMAHAAIGTLIVIAIALAIAIPLGVITAVMMAEFPSPFTRVVRTVAEAMTALPSIVCGLFIYATYILMFGLPQSGFAAALAVTIMILPIIIRSADVVLRLVPATLKEAALATGASHWDTVMKVVLPTSRSGLMTAIVLGTARGIGETSPVLLTAGWTTFFNLNPFQGAMVTLPFATFTLVKSPEETMIARGFGAAAVLMLLVFVLFLIARLIGGRGPGILSPRQAAGARRASARDVRRFEERHQTTFTRETTKMGVRQ; this comes from the coding sequence ATGACCACCACGAATGCGACAGACAACGACATGACCGAGATCATCACCGACCGGCCGCACCGGAGCGCGAGCGGCTTCGACCGGATTCCTGACTCGCACGTCCCCGACCGGATCACTCGCACCCACGTCCCCGGCCGGGAGGGGCGTTCCCACCCGATCCGGCACGAGGTGAAGCGGGAGCTGACGACGATCCGCCGCGAGGACATCCTGCGGATCGTCGGCGCGGGCCTGGCAGCCCTTGCTCTGACAGGCTGGCTGTTCCAGCAGCTCCTCCCGTTCGCAGGCCCCCTTCCGTTCACGCTGTTCGCCTATGGGCTGTTCCTGCTGTTCTTCGTCGTCCTCGTCTCCTTCGACGAGGACAAGGTCGCCATCCGCGACAGGGTGATGGCAGTGATCATCCACTCCTCGGCGGTGGTGTTGCTGCTCGCCCTGGCCGTGGTGGTCATCTTCACCCTGCTGCGCGGGTCGGATGCGTTCCTGCGATGGAACTTCTGGACCCAGGACATGTCGATGGCCGGTCCCCTCGACCCGGTGACGGTGGGCGGCATGGCGCACGCCGCGATCGGGACGCTGATCGTGATCGCCATCGCCCTGGCCATCGCGATCCCGTTGGGGGTGATCACCGCGGTGATGATGGCCGAGTTTCCCTCGCCGTTCACCCGCGTCGTCCGCACCGTGGCCGAGGCGATGACCGCTCTGCCGTCCATCGTCTGCGGCCTGTTCATCTACGCCACCTACATCCTCATGTTCGGGCTCCCACAGTCCGGGTTCGCCGCTGCGCTCGCCGTGACCATCATGATCCTGCCGATCATCATCCGCTCCGCCGACGTGGTGCTGCGCCTCGTCCCGGCCACGCTCAAGGAGGCGGCGCTGGCGACCGGGGCGAGCCACTGGGACACGGTGATGAAGGTGGTGCTGCCCACCAGCCGCTCCGGCCTGATGACCGCCATCGTGCTGGGCACCGCCCGCGGCATCGGCGAGACCAGCCCCGTGCTGCTGACCGCGGGATGGACCACGTTCTTCAACCTCAACCCGTTCCAGGGCGCGATGGTCACCCTCCCGTTCGCCACGTTCACCCTGGTCAAGTCACCGGAGGAGACGATGATCGCCCGCGGGTTCGGTGCCGCCGCGGTGCTCATGCTGCTCGTCTTCGTGCTCTTCCTCATCGCCCGCCTCATCGGCGGCAGGGGCCCCGGCATCCTGTCGCCCCGGCAGGCCGCCGGCGCCCGCCGGGCCAGCGCCCGCGACGTGCGCCGGTTCGAGGAACGCCACCAGACCACCTTCACTCGTGAGACCACCAAGATGGGAGTGCGTCAATGA
- a CDS encoding Ig-like domain-containing protein, producing the protein MTRSAPPKTLRRRLVSASTIVVAALGATVLTPVAAHADALGTVTLDPAKEVAGAYTFALNTTSGSFIQDEIWGQIAANQPTQLNISTGCPVGYRKSSRTYWVGPDGTYQDAAIDRMNPNAADWGLQGNPIKLFDDYAVVWTALGPNVMANGLNKLIVTCDAVATLNEEGLKPGTDYKYFVTTIKVDRTAKTWQVVSDTTPPVEKTATTTAVTTSAVTGTSATLTAKVDPADATGTVQFTQNGTNVGTPVPVTGGQAITSVSGLTPATAYTFGAVYSGDATHQGSTGAAAPVTTEPPAPVADSSKSDVSVSVPAETGGAPTGLSISVKPGAVTLSGAATRDKGADWQATGSLGGLTVKDDRQVAGAAWSLTGSASDFVGGGNTIGVSNFGWEPAKVSGAGTVGDPVAPGVNNGLGWPKPLAQGVGTKDANVLTALTAGLTLKVPGGTPAGNYSSVLSLTLI; encoded by the coding sequence ATGACCCGCTCAGCCCCCCCGAAGACCCTCAGGCGGCGCCTGGTGTCGGCCTCGACGATCGTCGTCGCCGCGCTCGGTGCAACGGTGCTCACACCCGTTGCCGCACATGCCGATGCCCTTGGCACAGTGACGCTGGACCCCGCGAAGGAAGTCGCGGGAGCCTACACCTTTGCGCTCAACACGACTTCAGGCAGCTTCATTCAGGACGAGATCTGGGGTCAGATCGCCGCCAACCAGCCGACCCAGCTGAACATCAGCACGGGCTGCCCGGTGGGGTATCGCAAGTCTTCCCGCACGTACTGGGTCGGACCTGACGGAACCTACCAGGACGCCGCGATCGACCGTATGAACCCGAACGCCGCCGACTGGGGACTCCAGGGCAACCCGATCAAACTGTTCGACGACTATGCCGTTGTCTGGACCGCGCTCGGCCCGAACGTGATGGCGAACGGACTCAACAAACTCATCGTCACCTGCGACGCCGTGGCCACACTGAACGAGGAAGGCCTGAAGCCCGGGACGGACTACAAGTACTTCGTCACCACCATCAAGGTGGATCGTACGGCGAAGACCTGGCAGGTCGTCTCCGACACCACCCCGCCGGTCGAGAAGACGGCCACCACCACGGCAGTGACCACGTCGGCCGTGACCGGGACGTCGGCGACGCTGACGGCGAAGGTCGACCCGGCCGACGCCACCGGCACCGTGCAGTTCACCCAGAACGGCACCAACGTCGGCACCCCGGTCCCGGTCACCGGCGGCCAGGCCATCACCTCGGTCTCCGGCCTGACCCCGGCCACCGCCTACACCTTCGGCGCGGTCTACTCCGGCGACGCCACCCACCAGGGCTCCACCGGCGCGGCCGCTCCGGTGACCACCGAGCCGCCGGCGCCCGTCGCCGACAGCTCGAAGTCCGACGTCTCGGTGTCGGTCCCCGCCGAGACCGGAGGCGCCCCGACCGGATTGTCCATCTCGGTCAAGCCCGGTGCCGTCACCCTGTCGGGTGCGGCCACCCGTGACAAGGGTGCCGACTGGCAGGCCACGGGGTCGCTCGGCGGGCTGACGGTGAAGGACGACCGTCAGGTCGCCGGCGCCGCCTGGTCGCTGACCGGCTCCGCGTCGGACTTCGTCGGCGGTGGCAACACCATCGGCGTGTCGAACTTCGGCTGGGAGCCCGCCAAGGTTTCCGGCGCGGGCACCGTCGGCGACCCGGTCGCCCCGGGCGTGAACAACGGCTTGGGTTGGCCGAAGCCGCTGGCGCAGGGCGTGGGCACCAAAGACGCGAACGTGCTGACCGCACTGACCGCGGGCCTGACCCTGAAGGTTCCCGGCGGCACCCCCGCCGGAAACTACAGCTCGGTGCTCTCCCTGACCCTCATCTGA